A DNA window from Kitasatospora atroaurantiaca contains the following coding sequences:
- a CDS encoding ArsA-related P-loop ATPase, which yields MASTPGPPSERDPDWEGVRLHVVSGKGGTGKTTVAAALALALAAEGGRTLLIEVEGRQGIAELFGIAALPYEERKVATVSPAQLGLPGKGSGEVYALAIDTEQALLEYLDMFYKLGRAGKALQKVGFVDFATTIAPGVRDVLLTGKACEAARRKGPDGGRAYDAIVMDAPPTGRITRFLNVNSEVAGLARIGPIHGQAQAVMRVLKSPETAVHLVTLLEEMPVQETVDGVTELREAQLPVGGVLVNMVRPPVLDAAAVEAVHGDHREEVAVALGEAGLGGRSRTAATVRAAVEPLLDPLLDQAREHAERVELEREQRADLQHLKLPTYELPLLGGGVDLGGLYRLAGELKRQGAA from the coding sequence GTGGCGAGCACCCCCGGCCCACCGAGCGAGCGCGACCCGGACTGGGAGGGCGTACGGCTCCACGTGGTCAGCGGCAAGGGCGGCACCGGGAAGACCACCGTCGCCGCCGCCCTCGCGCTCGCCCTGGCCGCCGAGGGCGGCCGGACCCTGCTGATCGAGGTCGAGGGCCGGCAGGGCATCGCCGAACTGTTCGGCATCGCCGCGCTGCCGTACGAGGAGCGCAAGGTCGCCACCGTCTCCCCCGCCCAGCTTGGCCTGCCGGGCAAGGGCAGCGGCGAGGTGTACGCCCTCGCGATCGACACCGAGCAGGCACTGCTCGAGTACCTCGACATGTTCTACAAGCTCGGCCGGGCCGGGAAGGCCCTGCAGAAGGTCGGCTTCGTCGACTTCGCGACCACCATCGCCCCGGGCGTCCGGGACGTCCTGCTGACCGGCAAGGCCTGCGAGGCGGCCCGCCGCAAGGGCCCCGACGGCGGGCGGGCGTACGACGCGATCGTGATGGACGCGCCGCCGACCGGACGGATCACCAGGTTCCTGAACGTCAACTCCGAGGTGGCCGGGCTGGCCAGGATCGGGCCGATCCACGGGCAGGCGCAGGCGGTGATGCGGGTGCTCAAGTCGCCGGAGACGGCGGTGCACCTGGTCACCCTGCTGGAGGAGATGCCGGTGCAGGAGACGGTGGACGGCGTCACCGAGCTGCGTGAGGCGCAGCTGCCGGTGGGCGGGGTGCTGGTGAACATGGTCCGCCCGCCCGTCCTGGACGCCGCCGCCGTGGAGGCCGTGCACGGCGACCACCGCGAGGAGGTCGCCGTGGCCCTCGGCGAGGCGGGCCTGGGCGGGCGTTCACGGACCGCGGCGACGGTACGGGCGGCGGTGGAGCCACTGCTCGACCCGCTGCTGGACCAGGCCCGCGAGCACGCCGAGCGGGTCGAGCTCGAGCGCGAGCAGCGGGCCGACCTGCAGCACCTCAAGCTGCCGACCTACGAACTGCCGCTGCTGGGCGGCGGTGTGGACCTCGGCGGGCTGTACCGGCTGGCGGGCGAGCTGAAGCGACAGGGGGCGGCATGA
- a CDS encoding ArsA family ATPase encodes MTAELGIDALIDDPKTRILVCCGSGGVGKTTTAAAIGLRAAERGRKAVVLTIDPARRLAQSMGLSELDNTPRVVKGVTGSGELQAMMLDMKRTFDEVVLAHAEPERAKAIMENPFYQSLSAGFAGTQEYMAMEKLGQLRAADEWDLIVVDTPPSRSALDFLDAPNRLGSFLDGKLIRILTAPAKVGGRSAMKFLNVGMGLLTGTLGKIFGAQLLTDVQTFVSAMDSMFGGFRERADRTYQLLKAPGTAFLVVAAPERDALREAAYFVDRLAADAMPLAGLVLNRVHGTGAPQLTAERALAAAEALEENGSQSASVAAETLAAGLLRLHAERMQIMDRERRTRDRFVSVYPDVPIVEVGALPGDVHDLEGLREIGHRLGGTAV; translated from the coding sequence ATGACGGCAGAGCTCGGAATCGACGCACTGATCGACGACCCGAAGACCCGGATCCTGGTCTGCTGCGGCTCGGGCGGGGTCGGCAAGACCACCACCGCCGCCGCGATCGGCCTGCGGGCGGCGGAGCGCGGGCGGAAGGCGGTCGTGCTCACCATCGACCCGGCCCGCCGGCTCGCCCAGTCGATGGGGCTGAGCGAGCTGGACAACACTCCACGGGTCGTCAAGGGCGTCACCGGGTCCGGCGAACTGCAGGCCATGATGCTCGACATGAAGCGGACCTTCGACGAGGTCGTGCTGGCCCACGCCGAGCCCGAGCGGGCCAAGGCGATCATGGAGAACCCGTTCTACCAGTCCCTGTCGGCCGGCTTCGCGGGCACGCAGGAGTACATGGCGATGGAGAAGCTCGGCCAGCTGCGGGCGGCCGACGAGTGGGACCTGATCGTGGTCGACACCCCGCCGTCCCGCTCCGCGCTGGACTTCCTGGACGCGCCGAACCGCCTGGGCTCCTTCCTGGACGGGAAGCTGATCCGGATACTGACCGCGCCGGCCAAGGTCGGCGGACGCAGCGCGATGAAGTTCCTGAACGTCGGCATGGGCCTGCTGACCGGCACGCTCGGCAAGATCTTCGGCGCCCAGCTGCTGACGGACGTTCAGACCTTCGTCAGCGCGATGGACTCGATGTTCGGCGGCTTCCGCGAGCGCGCCGACCGGACGTACCAGCTGCTCAAGGCCCCCGGCACGGCGTTCCTGGTGGTGGCCGCGCCGGAGCGGGACGCGCTGCGCGAGGCGGCCTACTTCGTCGACCGGCTGGCGGCGGACGCGATGCCGCTGGCCGGGCTGGTGCTCAACCGGGTGCACGGCACCGGCGCCCCGCAGCTCACGGCGGAGCGGGCGCTGGCGGCGGCCGAGGCCCTGGAGGAGAACGGCTCGCAGTCCGCCTCGGTGGCCGCCGAGACGCTGGCGGCCGGGCTGCTGCGGCTGCACGCCGAGCGGATGCAGATCATGGACCGGGAGCGGCGCACCCGGGATCGCTTCGTGTCGGTGTACCCCGATGTGCCGATCGTCGAGGTGGGCGCGCTTCCGGGCGATGTGCACGACCTGGAAGGCCTGCGCGAGATCGGGCACCGCCTCGGCGGCACCGCGGTGTGA
- a CDS encoding WhiB family transcriptional regulator, whose translation MGWVDDWSAQAACRTSDPDELFVQGAAQNRAKAVCSGCPVRTECLADALDNRVEFGVWGGMTERERRALLRRRPTVMSWRRLLETARTEYEESLATGVILTDYAQAG comes from the coding sequence ATGGGCTGGGTAGACGACTGGAGTGCGCAGGCTGCCTGCCGCACGAGTGATCCGGACGAGCTGTTTGTTCAGGGGGCGGCGCAGAATCGCGCCAAGGCGGTGTGCAGCGGGTGCCCGGTGCGGACCGAGTGCCTGGCCGACGCGCTCGACAACCGGGTGGAGTTCGGTGTGTGGGGTGGCATGACCGAGCGCGAGCGCAGGGCGCTGCTGCGCCGTCGGCCGACGGTGATGTCCTGGCGCAGGCTGCTGGAGACGGCACGTACGGAGTACGAGGAGTCGCTGGCGACCGGCGTCATCCTGACGGACTACGCGCAGGCGGGCTGA
- a CDS encoding transglycosylase domain-containing protein — protein MAPQRPAGSPLDKAGLGIKFLGISVLAGVLVAGMALPAVGALGLTAKDTAESFENVPDDFKTPTLSQASSIYDSKGGLIAKVFDRDRTILTKDQMAPIIRVAQVDIEDNRFYEHGAIDLKGVLRAIGKNAEAGSATQGASTLTQQYVKNVFVEQAGDDQAAFLEATKKSLGRKVQELKYAIKLEEDLSKDQILTNYLNITFYGHQAYGIESASNRYFSKSAKDLTIPEAAMLAGLVQNPTAYDPILHPKAAQARRDTVINKLLEYKHITPQEAKDALAAPLGIKYREPLNGCITAQAGMGFFCDYVRHVVKLDPVFGKTAADRKKLWGQGGLKIYTTIDPDKQKAAYDAVTGRVRVTDSVSAAMTMIKPGTGEILAMAQTRPYGLDPNQHQTVLNLNVDNAMGGGNGFSPGSTFKPITAAAALEAGVPITQTYDSPNKMDYPKISTCGGGFASDKGATVQNESPSEVGPYPMQIAMAKSVNTYFIQMEQEIGLCPVKQMANKLGIKNLANGTPLKQVGSMTLGTQEVSPLAMAGVYAAFAARGLYCNPVAITGVTDAEGKKLPVPQANCTQAMLQTTADGINTLLKGVTEKGTGSSLGLADGRMIAGKTGTTDKRYAAWFDGYTPELAAAVWLGGPGDYVSMKDIHIGGRYFDAVFGATGPGPIWKDAMDDAVAGTPKSTFPTVDIPAPVDPNAPTDPATPPSSDGATGLVNGGFTLPPGVLGGNTGRPTKPGRH, from the coding sequence ATGGCACCTCAGCGACCCGCGGGATCTCCGCTTGACAAGGCCGGCCTCGGAATCAAGTTCCTGGGCATCAGCGTGCTGGCCGGGGTCCTGGTGGCCGGCATGGCGCTGCCCGCCGTCGGCGCGCTCGGTCTGACCGCCAAGGACACCGCAGAGAGCTTCGAGAACGTCCCGGACGACTTCAAGACGCCGACGCTCTCACAGGCGTCGTCGATCTACGACTCCAAGGGCGGCCTGATCGCCAAGGTCTTCGACCGGGACCGGACCATCCTCACCAAGGACCAGATGGCCCCGATCATCCGGGTGGCCCAGGTCGACATCGAGGACAACCGCTTCTACGAGCACGGTGCCATCGACCTCAAGGGCGTGCTGCGCGCGATCGGCAAGAACGCCGAGGCCGGGTCCGCCACCCAGGGCGCCTCGACGCTGACCCAGCAGTACGTGAAGAACGTCTTCGTCGAGCAGGCCGGTGACGACCAGGCGGCCTTCCTGGAAGCCACCAAGAAGAGCCTGGGCCGCAAGGTCCAGGAGCTGAAGTACGCCATCAAGCTGGAGGAGGATCTGAGCAAGGACCAGATCCTCACCAACTACCTGAACATCACCTTCTACGGCCACCAGGCCTACGGGATCGAGTCCGCGTCCAACCGCTACTTCAGCAAGAGCGCCAAGGACCTGACCATCCCCGAGGCCGCGATGCTGGCCGGCCTGGTGCAGAACCCGACGGCGTACGACCCGATCCTGCACCCGAAGGCCGCGCAGGCCCGGCGTGACACGGTGATCAACAAGCTGCTCGAGTACAAGCACATCACCCCGCAGGAGGCCAAGGACGCGCTCGCCGCGCCCCTCGGCATCAAGTACCGGGAGCCGCTCAACGGGTGCATCACCGCCCAGGCGGGGATGGGCTTCTTCTGCGACTACGTCCGCCACGTGGTGAAGCTGGACCCCGTCTTCGGCAAGACCGCGGCCGACCGGAAGAAGCTCTGGGGCCAGGGCGGCCTGAAGATCTACACCACCATCGACCCGGACAAGCAGAAGGCCGCCTACGACGCGGTCACCGGGCGGGTGCGCGTCACCGACTCGGTCTCGGCCGCGATGACCATGATCAAGCCGGGCACCGGCGAGATCCTGGCGATGGCCCAGACCCGCCCCTACGGCCTGGACCCCAACCAGCACCAGACCGTGCTGAACCTCAACGTCGACAACGCCATGGGCGGCGGTAACGGCTTCTCCCCCGGTTCGACGTTCAAGCCGATCACCGCGGCAGCCGCGCTGGAGGCGGGCGTCCCGATCACCCAGACGTACGACTCGCCGAACAAGATGGACTACCCCAAGATCTCCACCTGTGGGGGCGGTTTCGCGAGCGACAAGGGCGCGACGGTCCAGAACGAGAGCCCCAGCGAGGTCGGCCCGTACCCGATGCAGATCGCCATGGCGAAGTCGGTCAACACCTACTTCATCCAGATGGAGCAGGAGATCGGCCTCTGCCCCGTGAAGCAGATGGCCAACAAGCTCGGCATCAAGAACCTGGCGAACGGCACCCCGCTGAAGCAGGTCGGCTCGATGACGCTCGGCACCCAGGAGGTCAGCCCGCTGGCCATGGCCGGCGTCTACGCCGCCTTCGCCGCCAGGGGCCTCTACTGCAACCCGGTCGCGATCACCGGGGTGACCGACGCGGAGGGCAAGAAGCTGCCCGTCCCGCAGGCCAACTGCACCCAGGCGATGTTGCAGACCACCGCCGACGGCATCAACACCCTGCTCAAGGGCGTGACCGAGAAGGGCACGGGTAGCTCGCTCGGGCTCGCCGACGGCCGCATGATCGCGGGCAAGACCGGTACCACCGACAAGCGGTACGCGGCCTGGTTCGACGGCTACACCCCCGAGCTCGCCGCCGCCGTCTGGCTCGGCGGCCCCGGCGACTACGTCTCCATGAAGGACATCCACATCGGCGGCCGCTACTTCGACGCGGTCTTCGGCGCCACCGGCCCCGGCCCGATCTGGAAGGACGCGATGGACGACGCTGTCGCAGGTACCCCGAAGAGCACGTTCCCGACCGTCGACATCCCGGCCCCGGTCGACCCGAACGCCCCGACCGACCCGGCCACGCCGCCGTCCAGCGACGGGGCCACGGGCCTGGTCAACGGAGGGTTCACCCTCCCGCCGGGCGTCCTCGGCGGGAACACCGGCAGGCCCACCAAGCCCGGCCGCCACTGA
- a CDS encoding GatB/YqeY domain-containing protein, with protein sequence MTTLKEQLQEDLTAAIKARDELRSSTIRLTLAAVTSEEVAGKTKRELSDDEVLKVIAREAKKRREAAEAFDTAGRAESAAQERAEGEVLAQYLPKQLSDEELAAIVAEAVAASGATGPQGMGAVMKLVKPKVEGLAEGGRVAAAVRAALAG encoded by the coding sequence ATGACAACGCTCAAGGAGCAGCTGCAGGAGGACCTCACGGCTGCGATCAAGGCCCGGGACGAGCTGCGCTCGTCCACGATCCGGCTGACGCTGGCCGCCGTCACCAGCGAGGAGGTGGCCGGCAAGACGAAGCGGGAGCTCTCGGACGACGAGGTGCTGAAGGTGATCGCCCGCGAGGCGAAGAAGCGCCGGGAGGCGGCCGAGGCCTTCGACACGGCGGGCCGGGCCGAGTCGGCCGCGCAGGAGCGGGCCGAGGGCGAGGTGCTGGCGCAGTACCTGCCGAAGCAGCTCTCCGACGAGGAGCTGGCCGCGATCGTGGCCGAGGCGGTGGCGGCGAGCGGGGCGACCGGGCCGCAGGGCATGGGCGCCGTGATGAAGCTGGTGAAGCCGAAGGTCGAGGGCCTGGCCGAGGGCGGCCGGGTGGCCGCTGCGGTGCGGGCCGCGCTGGCGGGCTGA
- a CDS encoding metallophosphoesterase produces the protein MRPLYSVPLGIAATGAACLAYSAGYEVRSFRLRRVEVPILPKGARPIRVLQVSDIHMVNGQGKKQRWLQSLAGLRPDLVVNTGDNLSDPHGIPATLDALGPLMEFPGVYVFGSNDYYGPTPKSPTRYLRALRSGVHGLNNPDGTGRRGIVGAVHNPWEKLRDGFDEAGWLDLTNTRGRLKLAGLDVEFTGLDDPHIRRDRYAKVAGGPSEDADLSLAVVHAPYLRVLDAFTADRYPLILAGHTHGGQLCVPFYGALVTNCDLDTRRVKGLSEHRAGGRRSYLHVSAGCGTNRYTPVRFACPPEATLLTLTPGDR, from the coding sequence ATGCGACCGCTGTACTCCGTACCCCTCGGAATCGCCGCCACCGGCGCCGCCTGCCTCGCCTACTCCGCCGGGTACGAGGTGCGATCGTTCCGGCTGCGCCGGGTCGAGGTGCCGATCCTGCCCAAGGGCGCGCGGCCGATCCGGGTGCTGCAGGTGTCCGACATCCACATGGTCAACGGGCAGGGCAAGAAGCAGCGCTGGCTGCAGAGCCTGGCCGGGCTGCGGCCCGACCTGGTGGTGAACACCGGGGACAACCTCTCCGACCCGCACGGGATCCCGGCCACTCTGGACGCGCTGGGCCCGCTGATGGAGTTCCCCGGCGTGTACGTCTTCGGGTCGAACGACTACTACGGCCCCACCCCGAAGAGCCCCACCCGGTACCTGCGCGCGCTGCGCAGCGGCGTGCACGGCCTGAACAACCCGGACGGCACCGGGCGACGCGGCATCGTCGGCGCCGTCCACAACCCCTGGGAGAAGCTGCGCGACGGCTTCGACGAGGCGGGCTGGCTGGACCTCACCAACACCCGCGGCCGCCTGAAGCTGGCCGGGCTGGACGTCGAGTTCACCGGCCTGGACGACCCCCACATCCGGCGGGACCGCTACGCCAAGGTCGCCGGCGGGCCGTCCGAGGACGCCGACCTCTCGCTGGCCGTGGTGCACGCGCCGTACCTGCGGGTGCTCGACGCCTTCACGGCCGACCGCTACCCGCTGATCCTGGCCGGGCACACGCACGGCGGACAGCTCTGCGTCCCCTTCTACGGCGCGCTGGTCACCAACTGCGATCTGGACACCCGCCGGGTCAAGGGCCTGTCCGAGCACCGCGCGGGCGGGCGCCGCTCGTACCTCCACGTCTCGGCCGGCTGCGGCACCAACCGCTACACCCCGGTCCGCTTCGCCTGCCCGCCCGAGGCCACCCTGCTGACCCTGACCCCGGGCGACCGCTGA